Part of the Bacillota bacterium genome, GCCACTTTCGGCCAGGGCCGCGGCAACATCGTCCTGGGTGGAGAGGGGGTTGCTGCCGGTAATGGCAACCCGTGCTCCGCTTCGGGCAAAAACCTCCGCCATGCAGGCTGTCTTCGCTTCCAGGTGCAAGCAGATCGAGAGGTTCAGGCCCTTGAAGGGCTGCCCGGGTGCGTACGTATGTTCCAGATGGCTCAGAACAGGCATATGCTCTTTTACCCAATCAATTTTCTTCCTGCCCGCCGGGGCCAGAGTTTTGTCACGGATAATGCTCATCTTTTTCTCCTTTCATCCAACACCGCAAGAATCGAATACAAAAAGAAACAGAACAGATTCTACTTCTGTAACAGCACCGGGATATCCTTCCCCACCCGCTTGACAAAATTTGTTCACCCTTTCCCGTGGGCTGGCCGGGAAAATTTATTATGTCCTCCTCGAAACAAGAAAATCCCGTCAAGATCGATTTGTTCTTTATTTTGACAAATCGATTCTTCATCATATAGAATAAGTTTATCGTTGTGTTTTGTACATGATCCGGTTGTTTCAAAAATCGGCCTTGACTGTTTCGGGGGAAAAAATGAAAAAAACCACGATCCTGGCTATCATTCTGGTATTGGTGGCTATCTTCACCATCGGTATCAATTTCTATGTTGACCTGCTCTGGTACAACGAACTGGAGATGGAGGGAGTATTCTGGACCCGGTTTCTCTCGGTATGGGGACTGAGGGTTGCTTCATGGTTGTTCTTCCTGTTTTTTTTGTGGATCAACCTGTTGTTTACCCGGCGTCAGGTGGCCAGGGTTCCCGATCTGAACCTTGAAGCCAGGGAATTTCTCTTTCAGCGAGGCTACCTGAAGTATCTTGCCCCGGGGCGGTTGTCATACTACTATTTTATGGCCGCGGCGGTTCTCTCCCTGATATTTGCTTCATATACCGGTCATTACTGGATGGAGATGCAATACTTTTTCAACCCGGTTGCTTTCGGGATGACGGATCCGCTTCTTGGCCAGGATCTCTCCTTTTATGTTTTCAAGCTGCCTTTTCTACGCTTCCTGTATGGTTTTTTGATGTTGACACTGGTCATAACCCTGCTTGCCCTCATTTTGATCTATTTTGTAACACAACCCCCGACCATGGCGGGAAAGCGTTGGTTTTTATTTTCCTTTCCGGGGCTGGGGCATATCTCCCTCATCGCCGCCCTGATTGTCTTGCTCAAGGCTGTTGATTATCGCCTGAAGATGTCGGAACTGCTCCTGGATCCGGGAGGTTACATGTTCGGCGCCGGCTATACTGAAGCCCATATCAAACTGAATATGCTCTGGATCCTCATGTTCCTGGCTTTTATCGTCTCCCTGATCTTTTTCATCAATGCATCGGTCAAGCGGCCGCGCCTGTTGCCGGGGGGAGTTCTTCTCCTGGTGATAGTTTCCCTTGTAGGTGGTTCTGTTCTACCCGCAATTGTGCAGCACTTTGTAGTGCAACCTTCGGAATTCACCTACGAGAAACCGTATCTGGCCCACCACATCGATTTTACCCGCTTTGCTTACGGTGTAGATAAATTCAGGACGAACCAGTATCCGGCCCGCGGGACGATCAACTGGAAGGACATCGAGGAGAACCCCGGTACTTTCAACAACATCAGGCTGTGGGACTACCGCCCCATCAAAAACACCCTGAATGAACTTCAGGCCATCCGGCCCTATTACCTTTTTCATGATGTCGATATTGACCGCTACATGATCGACGGTCAATACCGTCAGGTCATGGTGTCGGCGCGGGAAATGGACAACGACCGCCTGGATGAACGGGCCCAGACCTGGGTTAACAGGAGATTGCAGTACACGCATGGTTACGGGGTGACCATGTCCCCGGTGAATGAAGTTTCACGGGAAGGACTCCCTCGTTATTTTGTCCAGGATATACCGCCGGTGGTCACGGGTGGTATCGAACTGCAGCGTCCCGGTATCTATTACGGGGAGTTGACCGGGGATTATATTGTTACCAATAGCAAGATGCCCGAATTCGATTATCCCATGGGTGATGAAAATGTGCAGACTGTATATGAAGGTGATGGTGGTGTGCCCCTCGGTGGTCTGGGGAGAAGATCGATTCTGGCAATCCGCTTCGGGGACTACCGTATTCTCTTTTCCGGGGAACTGCATGCGGACAGTCGTATAAAATACTATCGATCCATCAAGGAACGTGTGAACAAGGTTGCTCCTTTCCTGCGCTATGATTCCGACCCTTACATCGTGGTAAACGATGGCCGGCTTTTCTGGATCCAGGATGCCTACACGGTCAGTGACCGTTTCCCCTATTCCCAGCCGCAGGGAGATTTCAACTATATCCGGAACTCCGTCAAAGCGGTCATCGATGCTTACAACGGCACCGTGGACATGTATGTCATCGACGAGGATGATCCCCTGGTGCAGAGTTACAGCCGGATTTTCCCCGGATTGTTCCGTCCCCTCGAGGAGATGCCTGCGGGTCTTCGCGATCATCTGCGCTACCCCGAAGATCTTTTTATAACGCAGG contains:
- a CDS encoding UPF0182 family protein, translated to MKKTTILAIILVLVAIFTIGINFYVDLLWYNELEMEGVFWTRFLSVWGLRVASWLFFLFFLWINLLFTRRQVARVPDLNLEAREFLFQRGYLKYLAPGRLSYYYFMAAAVLSLIFASYTGHYWMEMQYFFNPVAFGMTDPLLGQDLSFYVFKLPFLRFLYGFLMLTLVITLLALILIYFVTQPPTMAGKRWFLFSFPGLGHISLIAALIVLLKAVDYRLKMSELLLDPGGYMFGAGYTEAHIKLNMLWILMFLAFIVSLIFFINASVKRPRLLPGGVLLLVIVSLVGGSVLPAIVQHFVVQPSEFTYEKPYLAHHIDFTRFAYGVDKFRTNQYPARGTINWKDIEENPGTFNNIRLWDYRPIKNTLNELQAIRPYYLFHDVDIDRYMIDGQYRQVMVSAREMDNDRLDERAQTWVNRRLQYTHGYGVTMSPVNEVSREGLPRYFVQDIPPVVTGGIELQRPGIYYGELTGDYIVTNSKMPEFDYPMGDENVQTVYEGDGGVPLGGLGRRSILAIRFGDYRILFSGELHADSRIKYYRSIKERVNKVAPFLRYDSDPYIVVNDGRLFWIQDAYTVSDRFPYSQPQGDFNYIRNSVKAVIDAYNGTVDMYVIDEDDPLVQSYSRIFPGLFRPLEEMPAGLRDHLRYPEDLFITQANVYNIYHTVDPNVFYNREDLWSFPEERYEGQNRIVEPYYVILQLPGREEPEFVLIQPFTPLKRNNMIAWLAAGCDGENYGRVDAYLFPKDKLAYGPLQIENRIDQNTEISEQLALWDQKGSRVIRGNLVVLPVNDSLIYVEPIYLEAEAGGLPELARVIVAFDEFVVMARTLEEGLQRVLGEKQVLPVPADPDSELPSEEPAPPDIYDLIGEANAIFEEAQENLKEGNWARYGELVDELGRILQELTMEISAL